In Streptomyces nojiriensis, one genomic interval encodes:
- a CDS encoding amino acid ABC transporter ATP-binding protein yields the protein MSGVSVTKDVQDAAGAADDLVVLSNVNKHFGALHVLQDIDLSIARGEVVVVIGPSGSGKSTLCRTINRLETIDSGTITLDGKELPSEGRELARLRADVGMVFQSFNLFAHKTVLQNVMLGQLKVRKTDQAAAKEKALSLLERVGVGTQADKYPAQLSGGQQQRVAIARALAMEPKVMLFDEPTSALDPEMINEVLEVMQQLAREGMTMVVVTHEMGFARSAANRVVFMADGKIVEEATPEQFFSNPRSDRAKDFLSKILHH from the coding sequence ATGAGCGGAGTATCAGTGACCAAGGACGTGCAGGACGCGGCCGGTGCCGCAGACGACCTGGTCGTACTGAGCAACGTCAACAAGCACTTCGGCGCGCTGCACGTGCTTCAGGACATCGATCTGAGCATTGCCCGCGGTGAGGTAGTCGTGGTGATCGGTCCCTCGGGATCGGGCAAGTCCACGCTGTGCCGGACCATCAACCGCCTGGAGACCATCGACTCGGGCACCATCACGCTCGACGGCAAGGAACTGCCCTCCGAGGGCAGGGAACTGGCCCGGCTGCGCGCCGACGTCGGCATGGTCTTCCAGTCGTTCAACCTCTTCGCGCACAAGACGGTGCTGCAGAACGTCATGCTGGGCCAGCTCAAGGTCCGCAAGACCGACCAGGCGGCGGCCAAGGAGAAGGCGCTGTCCCTGCTGGAGCGGGTGGGCGTCGGCACTCAGGCCGACAAGTACCCGGCGCAGCTCTCCGGCGGCCAGCAGCAGCGTGTGGCGATCGCCCGGGCGCTCGCCATGGAGCCGAAGGTGATGCTCTTCGACGAGCCGACCTCGGCGCTGGACCCGGAGATGATCAACGAGGTGCTGGAGGTCATGCAGCAGCTCGCCCGCGAGGGGATGACCATGGTGGTCGTCACGCACGAGATGGGCTTCGCCCGCTCTGCTGCCAACCGGGTCGTCTTCATGGCCGACGGCAAGATCGTCGAAGAGGCCACCCCCGAGCAGTTCTTCAGCAACCCGCGCAGTGACCGCGCCAAGGACTTCCTGTCGAAGATCCTGCACCACTGA
- a CDS encoding endo-beta-N-acetylglucosaminidase — protein MPETDDVVDPRTPPAAVRPTRRRVLVTGAGAAVLLGLAGRARAAAAPAPVPLPVGAPATAPAPADLAPYASYWFPDSVPSGTPGPGIVWRSLSRWTPEGDPDLAHDTSTVPLAERFTPVPANREARAGQARIASLVSFGPTAGNPSQGSPTADHYALTHWAYIDELVFWGGSAGEGIVLAPNAPVVDAAHRNGVRVLGNVFLPPVAYGGDLRWTRDLVRRDSLGRFPIADKLVRVARTYGFDGWFVNAETDGGDSALATRMREFLHALRAAGEPHGLRITWYDAMNSTGRVGWQGALNALNQEFFEDRAGAVSDTMFVDFRWTPDSLGASGALAERLGRSRHDLWAAVDTESRGWDSVVDWDAIVPRGRDHVVSYGFYRPEWTRNHLADRSPGAFHRADDRFWTGESLDPARPAPGARWRAPATVVADRSTVTGLPFACSFNTGHGLRWYEDGKAVSDTPWNHLGLQDRLPGRRWAVDTTGARPSVTLDFANAWRGGSSLLVEGALTAPVVIGLHSTRLPLTRGAVLELVHTTGPEPAATEITVEVGVAVREPSGPGEPVPYTWLPARTRDSGRGWRTTRAGLASLAGGTAYGLAVRITALGKKPVAWRIGAVSVRDETRTRRPAPPTAPVVDASARHDGRAWVRLSWRAAAAGPGGRPRHHEVWRVLPDGTRRFLGGTCGTALYLPAVPRAGRERAAVFEVRAVDELYAVSEAARTTLVW, from the coding sequence ATGCCAGAGACCGACGACGTCGTCGATCCGCGTACGCCGCCCGCCGCGGTACGGCCGACCCGGCGCAGGGTGCTGGTGACCGGGGCCGGGGCCGCCGTGCTGCTGGGCCTGGCGGGCCGCGCCCGTGCCGCCGCCGCGCCCGCGCCCGTGCCCTTACCCGTGGGAGCGCCCGCCACGGCCCCTGCCCCGGCCGACCTGGCCCCGTACGCCTCGTACTGGTTCCCGGACTCCGTCCCGTCGGGGACCCCCGGCCCCGGGATCGTGTGGCGCTCGCTCAGCCGGTGGACCCCCGAGGGCGACCCCGATCTGGCCCACGACACCTCGACCGTGCCCTTGGCGGAGCGGTTCACCCCGGTCCCGGCCAACCGGGAGGCCCGCGCCGGCCAGGCCCGTATCGCCTCCCTGGTCTCCTTCGGGCCCACGGCCGGGAACCCGTCCCAGGGCTCCCCGACCGCCGACCACTACGCGCTCACGCACTGGGCGTACATCGACGAGCTGGTCTTCTGGGGCGGCTCCGCGGGCGAGGGCATCGTGCTCGCGCCGAACGCACCCGTGGTCGACGCCGCCCACCGCAACGGGGTCCGGGTGCTGGGCAACGTGTTCCTGCCGCCCGTCGCCTACGGCGGCGACCTCCGGTGGACCCGCGACCTGGTACGGCGGGACTCCCTCGGCCGCTTCCCGATCGCCGACAAGCTCGTCCGGGTGGCGCGGACCTACGGCTTCGACGGCTGGTTCGTGAACGCCGAGACCGACGGCGGGGACAGCGCGCTCGCCACCCGGATGCGGGAGTTCCTGCACGCCCTGCGGGCGGCCGGCGAGCCCCACGGACTGCGCATCACCTGGTACGACGCCATGAACAGCACCGGCCGGGTGGGTTGGCAGGGCGCCCTCAACGCGCTCAACCAGGAGTTCTTCGAGGACCGGGCCGGGGCGGTCTCGGACACGATGTTCGTGGACTTCCGCTGGACCCCGGACTCCCTGGGCGCCTCCGGCGCGCTCGCCGAACGCCTCGGCCGCTCCCGCCACGACCTGTGGGCCGCGGTGGACACCGAGTCCCGCGGCTGGGACTCGGTCGTCGACTGGGACGCGATCGTCCCGCGCGGGCGGGACCACGTCGTCAGCTACGGCTTCTACCGGCCCGAGTGGACCCGCAACCACCTCGCCGACCGCTCCCCCGGGGCCTTCCACCGCGCCGACGACCGGTTCTGGACCGGCGAGTCCCTGGACCCGGCCCGACCCGCGCCCGGGGCCCGCTGGCGGGCGCCGGCCACCGTCGTCGCCGACCGGTCCACCGTCACCGGGCTCCCCTTCGCCTGCTCCTTCAACACCGGGCACGGGCTGCGCTGGTACGAGGACGGCAAGGCCGTCTCCGACACGCCCTGGAACCACCTGGGGCTCCAGGACCGGCTGCCGGGCCGCCGCTGGGCGGTGGACACCACCGGGGCGCGCCCCTCGGTCACCCTGGACTTCGCGAACGCCTGGCGCGGCGGCTCCAGCCTGCTGGTCGAGGGCGCCCTGACCGCGCCGGTGGTCATCGGGCTGCACTCCACCCGGCTGCCGCTGACCCGCGGGGCGGTCCTGGAGCTGGTGCACACCACCGGGCCGGAGCCGGCCGCGACGGAGATCACGGTGGAGGTCGGCGTGGCCGTCCGCGAGCCGTCCGGCCCCGGCGAGCCGGTCCCGTACACGTGGCTGCCGGCCCGGACCCGGGACAGCGGGCGGGGCTGGCGCACGACGCGGGCCGGGCTGGCGTCCCTGGCCGGCGGGACCGCGTACGGCCTGGCGGTACGGATCACCGCACTCGGGAAGAAGCCGGTGGCGTGGCGGATCGGCGCCGTGTCGGTGCGCGACGAGACCCGCACCCGGCGCCCGGCCCCGCCCACCGCACCGGTGGTGGACGCCTCGGCCCGGCACGACGGCCGGGCCTGGGTACGCCTGTCCTGGCGGGCGGCGGCGGCCGGTCCCGGCGGGCGGCCGCGCCACCACGAGGTGTGGCGGGTCCTGCCCGACGGCACCCGGCGCTTCCTCGGGGGCACCTGCGGCACCGCCCTGTACCTGCCCGCCGTCCCGCGCGCCGGGCGGGAGCGGGCGGCGGTCTTCGAGGTCCGGGCGGTCGACGAGCTGTACGCGGTGTCGGAGGCGGCCCGCACCACCCTCGTCTGGTAG
- a CDS encoding glycoside hydrolase 5 family protein: MPDDALRFGANYTPARGWFHHWLDFDLDEVRADLDSIAALGLDHIRVFPLWPVFQPNRTLIRPRAVEQLVALADAAAERGLDVNVDGLQGHVSSFDFLPAWTRTWHRRSIFTDPDVVAGQEEYLRTLAAALADRPNFLGMTVGNEINQFSGAPHPDPDRITPDQAARWLERMLAACEAGAPGRLHLHAEYDAAWYQDGHPFTPAHAARLGGATAVHSWVFNGTAQRHGRSGTATEHHAAYLIELSKAWSLDPRRPVWLQEVGAPAPLIPPEHAARFAEATVANALDCPDLWGVTWWCSHDVSRELADFPELEYGLGLLANDRRTKPAGAAVARIAARWRGRAHRPAPRSTALAVDVGGALEAPGRSVCAPGGAFFEAWASLTAQGVRPAVVLAERAADPAHLAARGITEVLRVHDVT, from the coding sequence GTGCCCGATGACGCGCTCCGCTTCGGCGCCAACTACACACCGGCCCGCGGCTGGTTCCACCACTGGCTGGACTTCGACCTCGACGAGGTGCGGGCCGACCTCGACTCGATCGCCGCGCTCGGGCTGGACCACATCCGCGTCTTCCCGCTGTGGCCGGTGTTCCAGCCGAACCGGACGCTGATCCGGCCGCGCGCCGTGGAGCAGCTCGTCGCGCTCGCCGACGCGGCCGCCGAGCGCGGGCTCGACGTCAACGTGGACGGCCTGCAGGGGCACGTGTCGAGCTTCGACTTCCTGCCCGCCTGGACCCGGACCTGGCACCGGCGCAGCATCTTCACCGACCCGGACGTGGTCGCCGGGCAGGAGGAGTACCTGCGCACGCTGGCCGCGGCCCTCGCCGACCGGCCGAACTTCCTGGGCATGACGGTCGGCAACGAGATCAACCAGTTCTCCGGCGCGCCGCACCCCGACCCCGACCGGATCACCCCTGACCAGGCCGCCCGCTGGCTGGAGCGGATGCTCGCCGCGTGCGAGGCGGGAGCGCCGGGACGGCTGCATCTGCACGCCGAGTACGACGCGGCCTGGTACCAGGACGGGCACCCCTTCACCCCGGCTCATGCGGCCCGGTTGGGCGGGGCCACCGCCGTGCACTCCTGGGTGTTCAACGGCACCGCGCAGCGCCACGGCCGGAGCGGGACGGCGACCGAGCACCATGCCGCGTACCTGATCGAGCTCTCCAAGGCCTGGTCCCTGGACCCGCGCCGCCCGGTGTGGCTCCAGGAGGTCGGCGCCCCGGCGCCGCTGATCCCGCCCGAGCACGCGGCGCGGTTCGCCGAGGCCACCGTCGCGAACGCCCTGGACTGCCCGGACCTGTGGGGCGTGACCTGGTGGTGCTCGCACGACGTGTCGCGGGAGCTCGCGGACTTCCCGGAGCTGGAGTACGGCCTCGGTCTGCTCGCCAACGACCGCCGGACCAAACCGGCCGGTGCAGCCGTCGCCCGGATCGCGGCGCGGTGGCGGGGCCGCGCGCACCGCCCGGCCCCGCGGTCCACCGCGCTCGCCGTGGACGTCGGCGGGGCGTTGGAGGCTCCGGGGCGCTCGGTGTGCGCCCCGGGCGGCGCGTTCTTCGAAGCCTGGGCCTCGCTGACGGCCCAGGGGGTGCGCCCCGCGGTGGTCCTCGCGGAGCGCGCCGCGGACCCCGCCCATCTGGCCGCGCGCGGCATCACCGAGGTGCTGCGCGTGCACGACGTGACCTGA
- a CDS encoding sensor histidine kinase, with the protein MRARLLPLLVILMAGTLLALGFPLAVSLAAGQQQRVVVDRIDDSARFAALAQFFIDAEGSGSTGAAERRETLGLELARYQTLYGIRAGIFYRDDNALARSPGWWQLPESREGRRAFQEALAGRRSHDPPQVWPWQTDGKLLVVSPVVLDGDVVAVVATESPTDQMRARILKGWLLIAGGLAAAMLVAFGAALKLTSWVLKPVQTLDAAAHGIATGRMNSRVAAAGGPPELQRLAHSFNEMADNVEEVLEQQRAFVADASHQLRNPLAALLLRIELLALELPEGNAEIASVRTEGKRLTQVLDDLLDLALAEHASAEISLTDIGALAAERVAAWRPYAEEKGVRLTETGRTAITGWADPIALSSALDAVIDNALKFTPTGEEVEVSVSTEGRSVLVAVADRGPGLTEDELLRVGDRFWRSGRHQNVKGSGLGLSISRALLAAGGGSLSYETNPPHGLRVTVAVPRTDPQGA; encoded by the coding sequence GTGCGTGCCCGTCTGCTCCCGCTGCTCGTCATCCTGATGGCGGGCACGCTGCTCGCCCTCGGCTTCCCGCTGGCGGTGAGCCTCGCCGCCGGGCAGCAGCAGCGGGTGGTGGTCGACCGGATCGACGACAGCGCCCGCTTCGCCGCCCTCGCGCAGTTCTTCATCGACGCCGAGGGCTCCGGATCGACCGGAGCCGCCGAGCGCCGTGAGACCCTCGGCCTCGAACTCGCCCGCTACCAGACCCTGTACGGAATCCGCGCCGGCATCTTCTACCGCGACGACAACGCCCTGGCCCGGTCCCCGGGCTGGTGGCAGCTCCCGGAATCGCGCGAGGGACGCCGTGCCTTCCAGGAGGCGCTGGCCGGCCGGCGCAGCCACGACCCCCCGCAGGTGTGGCCCTGGCAGACCGACGGCAAACTGCTCGTCGTCTCCCCGGTCGTCCTCGACGGCGACGTGGTCGCGGTCGTCGCCACCGAATCACCGACCGACCAGATGCGCGCCCGCATCCTGAAGGGCTGGCTGCTGATCGCGGGCGGACTCGCCGCCGCCATGCTGGTCGCCTTCGGCGCCGCCCTCAAGCTCACCAGCTGGGTGCTCAAGCCCGTCCAGACCCTGGACGCGGCCGCCCACGGCATCGCCACCGGACGGATGAACTCGCGCGTCGCGGCCGCCGGCGGACCCCCGGAACTCCAACGCCTGGCCCACTCGTTCAACGAGATGGCCGACAACGTCGAAGAGGTCCTGGAACAGCAGCGGGCGTTCGTCGCCGACGCCTCCCACCAGCTGCGCAACCCGCTCGCGGCGCTGCTCCTGCGGATCGAGCTGCTCGCCCTCGAACTCCCCGAGGGGAACGCGGAGATCGCCTCCGTGCGCACCGAGGGCAAGCGCCTGACCCAGGTCCTGGACGACCTGCTGGACCTGGCACTGGCCGAGCACGCCTCCGCCGAGATCAGCCTCACCGACATCGGGGCCCTGGCGGCCGAGCGGGTCGCCGCGTGGCGCCCCTACGCCGAGGAGAAGGGCGTACGGCTCACCGAGACGGGCCGGACCGCCATCACCGGCTGGGCCGACCCCATCGCCCTGTCCAGCGCGCTCGACGCGGTCATCGACAACGCCCTCAAGTTCACCCCCACGGGTGAGGAGGTCGAGGTCTCCGTCTCCACCGAGGGGCGCTCCGTCCTCGTGGCCGTCGCCGACCGCGGCCCCGGCCTCACCGAGGACGAGCTGCTCCGCGTCGGCGACCGGTTCTGGCGCAGCGGCCGCCACCAGAACGTCAAGGGCTCCGGGCTCGGCCTGTCGATCTCCCGTGCCCTGCTGGCCGCGGGCGGCGGGTCCCTCTCCTACGAGACGAACCCGCCGCACGGGCTGCGGGTGACGGTGGCCGTCCCGCGCACCGACCCCCAGGGCGCCTGA
- a CDS encoding LacI family DNA-binding transcriptional regulator produces MARRPTIKDIARQAGVSESAVSFALNDRPGVSQDTRARIRRVAEELGWQPNSAARALSGERSGVVGLVLARPAHTLGVESFFLQLVSGVQEVLSAARTALLFQVVEDIDAECAVYRRWWAERRVDGVLVVDPRTSDPRPALLEGLALPAVTIGEALSPDSGAAAGPGDGRGSSPAHPVTLSSVRADDAGAMAQVLEHLYGLGHRRIVHVAGLPGLAHTVRRMESLRTEAARRGLGPDQVRSVVTDYSDAEGAAATRRVLAEPDPPTALVYDNDVMAVAGSAVAAELGIPVPGRLSIVAWDDSALCRVTHPRLTALVRDTAGFGRLAAEELLAVLAGSPPGVRISERPRLEPRDSTAPPPAHT; encoded by the coding sequence ATGGCCCGCAGACCCACGATCAAGGACATCGCCCGGCAGGCCGGTGTGTCGGAGAGCGCGGTCTCCTTCGCGCTCAACGACCGGCCGGGCGTCTCGCAGGACACCCGGGCCCGGATCCGGCGCGTCGCCGAGGAACTCGGCTGGCAGCCCAACAGCGCGGCCCGGGCCCTGTCCGGCGAACGCTCCGGGGTTGTCGGCCTGGTCCTGGCCCGGCCCGCGCACACGCTCGGCGTCGAGTCCTTCTTCCTCCAGCTCGTCTCCGGCGTCCAGGAGGTCCTCTCCGCCGCCCGGACCGCCCTGCTGTTCCAGGTCGTCGAGGACATCGACGCCGAATGCGCGGTCTACCGCCGCTGGTGGGCCGAGCGTCGGGTCGACGGCGTCCTCGTCGTCGACCCGCGTACGAGCGACCCGCGACCGGCGCTCCTGGAGGGACTCGCCCTGCCCGCGGTCACCATCGGCGAGGCCCTGTCCCCGGACAGCGGCGCGGCCGCCGGACCCGGTGACGGGAGGGGCTCCTCCCCGGCTCACCCGGTGACCCTGTCCTCGGTCCGGGCCGACGACGCCGGCGCCATGGCCCAGGTCCTGGAGCACCTGTACGGGCTGGGCCACCGCCGGATCGTGCACGTCGCCGGACTCCCCGGCCTCGCCCACACGGTCCGCCGGATGGAGTCCCTGCGGACGGAGGCCGCGCGCCGCGGCCTCGGCCCGGACCAGGTGCGCTCGGTGGTCACCGACTACTCCGACGCCGAGGGCGCGGCGGCCACCCGACGGGTCCTCGCCGAGCCGGACCCGCCCACGGCGCTCGTCTACGACAACGACGTGATGGCCGTCGCCGGGAGCGCGGTCGCCGCCGAGCTGGGCATCCCCGTCCCGGGCCGGCTCTCGATCGTGGCCTGGGACGATTCCGCGCTCTGCCGGGTCACCCATCCCCGGCTCACCGCTCTCGTACGGGACACCGCCGGCTTCGGCCGGCTGGCCGCCGAGGAACTCCTGGCCGTCCTCGCGGGCAGCCCGCCCGGAGTGCGGATCAGCGAGCGGCCGAGGCTGGAGCCTCGCGACAGCACGGCGCCGCCCCCGGCGCATACTTAA
- a CDS encoding glutamate ABC transporter substrate-binding protein yields the protein MKISKAAAAAAVAVALALTATACGGSKQDAASDGGASGGAKDKLVVGIKYDQPGLGLKTPDGKFTGFDVDVATYVAKELGYEPNQIEFKQAVSAERENLIANGDVKFVVATYSINDKRKEKVDFAGPYFLAHQDLLVRADDTSITKAEDLNKKKLCSVTGSTSAQNVKTKLAPEADLLELGGYSECLTGLENKKVDALTTDNSILAGYAAQEKNKGKFKLAGLSLSNENYGIGLKKGDKELQTKINAALKKMVEDGSWQKAVDANLGPANFKSEPAPQITEGS from the coding sequence ATGAAGATCTCCAAGGCCGCTGCGGCCGCGGCCGTCGCCGTCGCCCTTGCCCTGACCGCGACCGCGTGTGGCGGCAGCAAGCAGGACGCCGCCAGTGACGGCGGTGCCTCCGGTGGTGCCAAGGACAAGCTCGTCGTCGGCATCAAGTACGACCAGCCCGGTCTGGGTCTGAAGACCCCGGACGGCAAGTTCACCGGCTTCGACGTCGACGTCGCGACCTACGTCGCCAAGGAGCTCGGCTACGAGCCGAACCAGATCGAGTTCAAGCAGGCCGTCAGCGCCGAGCGCGAGAACCTGATCGCGAACGGCGACGTGAAGTTCGTCGTCGCGACCTACTCGATCAACGACAAGCGCAAGGAGAAGGTCGACTTCGCCGGCCCGTACTTCCTCGCGCACCAGGACCTGCTGGTCCGCGCCGACGACACGAGCATCACCAAGGCCGAGGACCTCAACAAGAAGAAGCTCTGCTCGGTCACCGGCTCCACGTCGGCGCAGAACGTCAAGACCAAGCTGGCCCCCGAGGCCGACCTGCTGGAGCTGGGTGGCTACTCCGAGTGCCTGACCGGCCTGGAGAACAAGAAGGTCGACGCCCTCACCACGGACAACTCGATCCTGGCGGGCTACGCGGCCCAGGAGAAGAACAAGGGCAAGTTCAAGCTGGCCGGGCTGAGCCTGAGCAACGAGAACTACGGCATCGGTCTGAAGAAGGGCGACAAGGAGCTCCAGACCAAGATCAACGCCGCGCTCAAGAAGATGGTCGAGGACGGCAGCTGGCAGAAGGCCGTGGACGCGAACCTCGGCCCGGCCAACTTCAAGAGCGAGCCTGCCCCGCAGATCACCGAAGGCAGCTGA
- a CDS encoding response regulator transcription factor, translating into MRLLLVEDDDHVAAALSAILARHGFQVTHARNGEEALQALLPAGAPTCPQPYGVILLDLGLPDQDGYEVCGKIRKRTATPVIMVTARADVRSRIHGLNMGADDYVVKPYDTGELLARIHAVARRTGAAEEAAAPGTGTPATVRLGPVSIELPNRRVSVDGADVPLTRKEFDLLALLAQRPGVVFRREQIISEVWRTSWEGTGRTLEVHVASLRSKLRMPALIETVRGVGYRLVAPAAP; encoded by the coding sequence ATGAGACTGCTGCTCGTCGAGGACGACGATCACGTCGCGGCAGCGCTGTCCGCGATCCTCGCCCGCCACGGCTTCCAGGTCACCCACGCCCGCAACGGTGAAGAGGCCCTGCAGGCGCTCCTGCCCGCCGGCGCCCCGACCTGCCCCCAGCCCTACGGCGTGATCCTGCTCGACCTCGGTCTGCCCGACCAGGACGGCTACGAGGTCTGCGGCAAGATCCGCAAGCGCACCGCCACCCCCGTGATCATGGTGACCGCGCGGGCCGACGTACGCTCCCGCATCCACGGCCTGAACATGGGCGCCGACGACTACGTGGTCAAGCCCTACGACACCGGCGAGCTCCTCGCCCGTATCCACGCCGTCGCCCGGCGCACCGGCGCCGCCGAGGAGGCCGCGGCCCCCGGCACCGGTACGCCCGCCACGGTCCGCCTCGGCCCCGTCAGCATCGAGCTGCCCAACCGCCGGGTCAGCGTGGACGGCGCCGACGTACCCCTCACCCGCAAGGAGTTCGACCTGCTGGCGCTGCTCGCGCAGCGGCCCGGCGTCGTCTTCCGCCGCGAGCAGATCATCAGCGAGGTGTGGCGCACCAGCTGGGAGGGGACCGGACGCACCCTGGAGGTCCACGTCGCCTCGCTGCGCTCCAAGCTGCGCATGCCCGCCCTCATCGAGACCGTCCGAGGGGTGGGCTACCGGCTCGTCGCCCCGGCCGCTCCCTAG